The following proteins are encoded in a genomic region of Syntrophorhabdaceae bacterium:
- the amrS gene encoding AmmeMemoRadiSam system radical SAM enzyme, with protein sequence MHEASFYRKLEEKKVLCGLCRHHCNIAEGKRGICGVRINKEGTLYTLVYAMPCSTHVDPIEKKPLFHFYPGSKSYSIATVGCNFRCKHCQNHEISQMPADIKCITGQRLEPAEAIEAAAMSGCRSISYTYTEPTMFYEYALDMAKLAKEKGISNCFVTNGYIEEEPLRTIRPYLDAANIDLKGFNEHFYKKVCGADLAKVLDTIRLYKALGIWIELTTLVIPGYNDKEEELRSIARFIRTDLGPEVPWHVSAFYPTYKLLDAPRTPPATLERARTIGLEEGLRYVYVGNIPGLEGEDTYCHSCKEHLIVRRGFTVLDYHVEEGACAFCGARIDGIGL encoded by the coding sequence ATGCACGAAGCATCGTTTTACCGGAAGCTCGAGGAGAAGAAAGTCCTCTGCGGGCTGTGCAGGCATCACTGCAATATTGCCGAAGGGAAGAGGGGCATCTGCGGAGTACGGATCAATAAGGAGGGTACTCTTTATACCCTCGTCTATGCCATGCCCTGTTCCACCCACGTAGACCCCATCGAGAAAAAACCGCTCTTTCATTTTTATCCCGGATCCAAGTCCTATTCCATTGCCACCGTGGGCTGCAATTTCCGGTGCAAACACTGCCAAAACCATGAAATCTCTCAAATGCCCGCCGATATCAAATGTATCACCGGGCAGAGGCTCGAGCCGGCAGAGGCAATAGAGGCTGCGGCCATGTCAGGGTGCAGGAGCATCTCCTACACCTACACGGAACCGACCATGTTTTACGAATACGCCCTCGATATGGCGAAGCTGGCAAAAGAAAAGGGGATATCCAACTGTTTCGTGACGAACGGCTACATTGAGGAGGAGCCCCTTCGGACCATACGGCCCTATCTCGATGCGGCCAATATAGACCTCAAAGGTTTTAATGAGCACTTCTATAAAAAGGTCTGCGGCGCGGACCTGGCGAAGGTGCTCGATACGATCAGGCTTTATAAGGCGCTCGGCATCTGGATCGAGCTTACCACCCTCGTCATCCCCGGATATAACGACAAAGAGGAGGAGCTGCGGTCGATTGCCCGCTTCATCAGGACAGACCTGGGACCGGAAGTGCCCTGGCACGTGAGCGCCTTCTATCCCACCTATAAGCTTCTCGACGCGCCCAGGACCCCGCCGGCGACCCTGGAACGGGCCCGCACAATAGGGCTCGAGGAGGGGCTCCGCTATGTCTACGTGGGGAACATTCCCGGCCTCGAGGGGGAGGATACCTACTGTCACTCCTGTAAAGAGCATCTTATCGTAAGACGGGGTTTCACCGTACTCGACTACCATGTAGAGGAAGGCGCCTGCGCCTTCTGCGGCGCCCGGATCGACGGCATCGGACTCTAG
- a CDS encoding sodium-translocating pyrophosphatase: MSFLKKWNPVSVLFSLAMMVVLFATQAFAGEADIILPDLSKVTFNIFGGAMGGLSIMYFGLVVCLVGLVFAIIQYTQTKNTPAHSSMLEVSDIIWETCKSYLAQQGKFLVALWILIAICIVYYFMGLQGASFGNIVVILFCSVLGILGSYGVAWFGMRINTRANSRTAFAALRGKPYDVVKIPMNSGMSVGLLLVSVELFFMICILVFLPKDLVGPSFIGFAIGESLGASALRICGGIFTKIADIGSDLMKIVFHLPEDDPKNPGVIADCTGDNAGDSVGPTADGFETYGVTGVALIAFIALALAGNPVMGGILIIWIFAMRILMILTSLVSYFVNSAVASSLYGNKKKINFEAPLTSLVWITSIISIIVTFWASYMLLSDLPAQYSSLWWALAIIISCGTIAGALIPEFTKVFTSTSSRHVQEVVASARQGGASLDILSGFVAGNFSAFWEGLVIMVLMFVAYLVSQNASIVALMPKEFAFAAPVFAFGLVAFGFLGMGPVTICVDSFGPVSDNAQSVYELSRIESIPNIAAEIKGQFGFDPDFENGKDYLEEADGAGNTFKATAKPVLIGTAVVGATTMVFGIIILLERVYGGAVAKLSLVQPEIILGLLMGGAVIYWFTGAATQAVVTGAYRAVVFIKENIKLDSEQASIQDSKEVVRICTVYAQKGMINIFIVVFFLALALSFFNPYFFIGYLIAIAFFGLYQAIFMANAGGAWDNAKKIVEVDLKEKGTPLHEAAVVGDTVGDPFKDTSSVSMNPVIKFTTLFGLLATEIAVTMQSQMLKSVIGAVFFVIALVFIYRSFYSMRIGDKL; encoded by the coding sequence ATGAGCTTTTTGAAGAAGTGGAATCCCGTCTCAGTGCTTTTCAGCCTCGCCATGATGGTCGTGCTTTTCGCCACGCAGGCTTTCGCGGGTGAAGCGGACATCATCCTGCCGGATCTCAGTAAAGTAACGTTCAACATCTTCGGCGGCGCAATGGGCGGCCTGTCGATCATGTATTTCGGCCTCGTCGTCTGCCTGGTGGGTCTGGTTTTTGCAATTATCCAGTACACCCAGACAAAGAACACACCGGCACATTCATCAATGCTCGAAGTGTCCGACATTATCTGGGAAACGTGTAAATCTTACCTTGCCCAGCAGGGTAAGTTCCTCGTCGCCCTCTGGATCCTGATCGCCATATGTATTGTCTACTATTTTATGGGTCTTCAGGGCGCATCCTTCGGCAACATCGTCGTGATCCTCTTCTGCTCGGTCCTCGGTATCCTGGGATCCTACGGGGTAGCCTGGTTCGGCATGAGAATCAACACGAGGGCTAACTCGAGGACCGCTTTCGCGGCCCTTCGCGGCAAACCCTACGACGTGGTGAAAATCCCCATGAACTCGGGTATGAGCGTAGGCCTCCTCCTCGTGTCCGTCGAGCTTTTCTTCATGATCTGTATCCTTGTGTTCTTACCGAAAGACCTTGTGGGGCCCAGCTTCATCGGCTTCGCGATCGGTGAGTCCCTCGGCGCAAGCGCGCTCAGGATCTGCGGTGGTATCTTTACGAAGATCGCGGACATCGGTTCCGACCTTATGAAGATCGTGTTCCATCTGCCTGAAGACGATCCCAAGAACCCGGGCGTTATCGCAGACTGTACCGGTGACAACGCAGGCGACAGCGTAGGCCCGACTGCTGACGGTTTCGAAACCTACGGCGTCACGGGCGTAGCCCTCATCGCCTTCATCGCTCTCGCGCTCGCCGGCAACCCCGTCATGGGCGGCATTCTCATCATATGGATCTTCGCAATGCGTATCCTTATGATCCTCACCTCCCTGGTTTCCTATTTCGTAAATAGCGCGGTTGCTTCTTCCCTGTACGGAAACAAGAAGAAGATCAACTTCGAGGCGCCCCTTACAAGCCTCGTCTGGATCACTTCGATCATCTCAATTATAGTCACGTTCTGGGCAAGCTACATGCTCCTCTCCGACCTTCCGGCCCAGTATAGCTCCCTCTGGTGGGCACTGGCGATCATCATAAGCTGCGGCACCATCGCAGGCGCGCTGATCCCAGAATTCACCAAGGTATTCACCAGCACCAGCTCCCGCCATGTGCAGGAAGTCGTGGCATCGGCCCGTCAGGGCGGCGCATCTCTCGACATCCTCTCGGGTTTCGTGGCAGGTAACTTCTCCGCCTTCTGGGAAGGCCTCGTCATTATGGTTCTCATGTTTGTCGCCTATCTCGTCTCTCAGAATGCGTCGATCGTGGCCTTAATGCCCAAGGAGTTCGCTTTCGCGGCTCCCGTCTTCGCCTTCGGCCTCGTGGCCTTCGGTTTCCTCGGCATGGGTCCTGTCACGATCTGCGTAGACAGCTTCGGTCCTGTTTCGGACAATGCCCAGTCGGTATACGAGCTTTCCAGAATCGAGTCCATTCCCAATATCGCGGCTGAGATCAAGGGCCAGTTCGGCTTCGATCCCGATTTCGAAAACGGCAAAGATTATCTCGAAGAAGCTGACGGCGCAGGTAACACCTTCAAGGCCACGGCAAAGCCGGTGCTTATCGGTACCGCGGTCGTGGGCGCCACCACCATGGTCTTCGGCATCATCATTCTTCTTGAAAGAGTCTACGGCGGCGCAGTGGCGAAACTGAGCCTCGTCCAGCCCGAGATCATCCTCGGACTCCTGATGGGCGGCGCAGTCATCTACTGGTTCACCGGCGCGGCAACACAGGCCGTCGTCACCGGCGCATACCGTGCGGTCGTCTTCATCAAAGAGAATATCAAGCTCGACAGCGAGCAGGCGTCGATCCAGGACAGCAAGGAAGTCGTGAGGATCTGTACGGTCTATGCCCAGAAGGGTATGATCAACATCTTCATCGTCGTCTTCTTCCTCGCCCTGGCTCTCTCCTTCTTTAACCCCTACTTCTTCATCGGCTACCTCATCGCCATCGCCTTCTTCGGCCTCTATCAGGCAATTTTCATGGCGAACGCAGGCGGCGCATGGGACAATGCAAAAAAGATCGTCGAGGTCGACCTGAAAGAAAAGGGCACCCCGCTCCACGAAGCCGCAGTAGTCGGCGACACCGTGGGCGACCCGTTCAAAGACACCTCTTCCGTCTCCATGAACCCGGTCATTAAATTCACGACCCTCTTCGGCCTCCTGGCCACAGAGATCGCGGTCACCATGCAGTCTCAGATGCTTAAGAGCGTAATCGGTGCAGTCTTCTTCGTAATCGCGCTGGTATTCATCTACCGGTCATTCTACAGCATGAGAATCGGAGACAAACTCTAA
- a CDS encoding class I SAM-dependent methyltransferase yields MKAKDLDITALNAQQAHWTTKYVENFDMFGKEPSYSARRAAGIFADHGAKKILELGSGQGRDSLFFVAHGFEVCALDYSEEGLDAIGKKAEAAGLSASLATVCHDVRRPLPFDDNSFDGCYSHMLYCMALTTAELEFLSEEILRVLKPGGLNIYTVRHTLDPHYRTGIDRGDDMWEIGGGFIVHFFSRETIAHLAKGYEIVEVEEFEETDLPKKLFLVTLKKTQE; encoded by the coding sequence ATGAAGGCTAAGGACTTGGATATAACCGCTTTAAACGCCCAGCAGGCCCATTGGACCACGAAGTATGTCGAGAACTTCGACATGTTCGGGAAGGAGCCAAGTTATTCGGCCCGAAGGGCTGCCGGGATATTCGCCGACCATGGTGCGAAGAAAATTCTGGAGCTTGGAAGCGGCCAGGGACGGGATAGCTTGTTCTTCGTCGCCCATGGCTTCGAGGTGTGCGCACTGGATTACAGCGAGGAGGGGCTGGATGCCATAGGGAAGAAGGCGGAGGCAGCAGGACTCTCCGCATCTCTCGCGACGGTGTGTCACGATGTGCGCCGCCCCTTGCCTTTCGACGACAATTCTTTTGACGGGTGCTATTCGCACATGCTCTATTGCATGGCCCTCACTACTGCCGAACTCGAATTCCTATCAGAAGAAATACTTCGCGTCTTAAAACCGGGCGGACTGAACATCTACACGGTCCGTCATACGCTAGACCCCCATTATCGGACCGGCATCGATCGTGGGGACGATATGTGGGAGATCGGGGGCGGATTTATCGTCCACTTCTTCAGCAGGGAGACGATCGCGCACCTGGCAAAAGGATATGAGATCGTGGAGGTGGAGGAGTTCGAGGAGACGGACCTTCCGAAAAAACTCTTTCTGGTCACCCTCAAGAAAACGCAGGAGTAG
- a CDS encoding nitroreductase family protein, with amino-acid sequence MIYDLVKKTRSYRRFHQNEPVTKQQLTDLVELARLSASAANLQPLKFLLSYEPEQNAAIFPFLTFAAYLKDWDGPKEGERPAAYITIIGDKEIAENFGVNHGIAAQSIMLGASEMGLGGCIIGTVQRERLRAQLRLPGKYEILLVVALGVANEKVLLEEAKDGNTRYYRDDEDVHHVPKRPLSELILEVTP; translated from the coding sequence ATGATCTATGACCTCGTCAAAAAAACCAGAAGCTACCGGCGTTTTCATCAAAATGAGCCCGTTACGAAACAGCAGCTCACGGACCTCGTGGAGCTGGCCCGGCTTTCCGCCTCTGCGGCAAACCTACAGCCCCTTAAGTTCCTGCTCTCTTATGAGCCGGAACAGAACGCCGCCATCTTTCCCTTTCTCACCTTTGCGGCATACCTGAAGGACTGGGACGGACCGAAAGAGGGGGAGCGTCCTGCCGCCTACATCACCATAATTGGCGACAAGGAGATTGCGGAGAACTTCGGTGTGAACCATGGAATCGCCGCGCAGAGCATCATGCTTGGCGCGAGCGAGATGGGGCTCGGCGGCTGCATCATAGGGACCGTCCAGAGGGAAAGACTGCGCGCCCAGTTGAGGCTTCCCGGCAAGTACGAAATCCTCCTGGTGGTGGCCCTAGGCGTTGCCAATGAAAAGGTGCTTCTCGAAGAGGCAAAGGACGGAAATACCCGCTATTACCGCGACGACGAAGATGTGCACCACGTACCGAAGCGGCCGTTGAGCGAGCTTATTCTCGAAGTTACACCGTAG